The following nucleotide sequence is from Campylobacter showae CSUNSWCD.
CGGGATGACGTTAAAGGCTAGCTGGTGCGCGAAGACCTTCGGCTCGCACTCATCAAGCTTAAACTCGAAAAACTTTTGTAGCTGCGTGACTAGCTCCTCCATGCCCTCTTTGCCCGCACCCGAAGCCGCCTGATAGGTCGAGACGTCCACACGGTTGATTCCGTACGCGTCGTCTAGCGGTTTTAAAATTTGCACCATTTGGATGGTCGAGCAGTTTGGGTTGGCGATGATGCCGCGGGTTTTCCACTGCGCGATGTCCTGCGGGTTGCACTCGGGCACGACTAGCGGCACGTCCGCGTCCATCCTAAAGTGGCTGGTGTTGTCGATGACGACGGCGCCGCTGGCGGCTGCAAATTTGGCGTATTTTTCGGATACCGATCCGCCCGCGCTAAAAAACGCGATATCGATCTCGTGCTCGTCAAAAACCGTCTCGGTGAGCTCCACAACTTTGTGGCTTTTGCCTTTAAACTCTATCTGGGTGCCTGCGCTTTTTGCGCTTGCTAGCGGTAGTAGCTCGCCCACCGGGAAATCCACCTCCTCCATAACGCGGAAAAGCTCCTCTCCGACTGCGCCGGTTGCGCCTACGACGGCAACGTTAAATTTTCTCATTTTAGACTCCTTTATTTTTACTTCTCGGTCGGCAAAGCCGCCCTGCAACAAACCTATTTGGCTTGACGCAACGTTAAAGATTTATCGGGTTTCACGGACTAAATTTAGGTTTTTGACATAAAGCTAATCGCAATCGCTCTTACCCATTAAATTTAACTCAAATTTGCGGTCAAATTTAACTTCTTTTATATTCAAATTTGCCGCCCAAATTTGACGAGTCGCACGCCGCATTTTCAGCGTCGCCGTCTCGGCCGACTAAATTTAAAATTTAAGCTAAAATTTCGCTTATTTTACTCGCGTAAAGCTTAAATTTAAGCTATTTTCTGCTGCGAGCCTGCAAAAAAAGATCGCCCGGTTGTATTTCCTCGCCTTCGCTAAGTATCGCCGCTCGTTGCACGACGGAGATTAGCTCGCGGATATTGCCTGGAAAATCGTAGTTTTCAAGCTCTTTTACCGCCGCTTCGGAAAAGCTTTTTTCGCCGAGATTAAACTCCTCGCAGCTTTGTTTCAAAAAGCGCTCTGCGATAGGCAAGATCTCCTCTTTTCGCTCTCTTAGCGGCGGGATGGCGACTGGCACGGTGTTTAGGCGGTAAAACAGATCCTCTCTAAATTTACCCTCGCTGATCATCGCGGGTAGGTTCGCGTTTGTCGCGGATACGATACGAACGTCGATCTTGACGCTTTTTGTGGCGCCAAGGCGCGTGATCTCGCGCTCCTGGATCGCGCGCAGGAGCTTTGGCTGCAGATTTAGCGGCATCTCGCCGATCTCGTCTAAAAACAGCGTGCCGCCGCTTGCTAGCTCGAACTGCCCCTTTTTCATCGCCGAGGCGTCGGTAAATGCGCCCTTTTCAAAGCCGAAAAGCTCGCTTTCTATCAAATTTTCTGGGATAGCGGCCATGTTTATCGCGATAAACGGACCGTCCTTGCGCGGCGAGTTTTTGTGGATAAATTTGGCAAACAGCTCCTTGCCCACGCCGCTCTCGCCCATTAACATCGCCGAAGCGTCCGTTTTTGCGACGCGCGAGGCTAAATTTAACGCATTAGCAAGCGCGGGCGAGCTAGCGACGAAATCGGTCGAATCGGCCTGTAAATTTGACCCGTTTTGCGCGGCTTTTAGACTCGCAGCAGGCAGTTTTCGGCGTAAAATTTCGACCCTTTTTATCGCCTCGTACAGCGTTTGTGCGTCAAATGGCTTCGTGAGGAAGTCCTTTACGCCCAGGCGCACGCTCTCGATGGCTTTGTTTAGCGTCGCGTTGCCCGTCATTATAATGACGTCAAATTTACCCTCCAGGCGCTTGATGAACTCCAGTCCGTCCATCTGAGGCATGTTGATATCGGTGATGATGAGATCGACGTCCTCGCCCATTTTCTTAAGCGCCTCGACCGCGCTTTTATAGCTTTTGATTTTTAGATCGTCGTATTCGCTAAGCGCGATCTCTAGGGACTTGCGCATATTTATGTCGTCTTCTACTATTACGATGTTCATCTTTTACTCTTTGTTTTTAAATATGCTTATGATAGCCGAAGAGGGCTTAAATTTCACAGTAAAACGCACTGGAAATAGCGTGAGGTCGGTTGCGGAGTTCATAGTTTTGTTGCGTTGGACGAAGCGGTCTTCGACCTTAAATTTGTATGGCAAAAAGCACTCGAAAAGCTCGTTTTTATGTAGATTTAAAAACTCTAGCGAACTTTGCACAGGCCGCTTTGGGGCGTTTATTTCGCATAGATACTCGTACTCTAGCTCGCTTAGAACCATCGCTTTTGAAAGTGCGATATCGTCGTAAGCGACAGTGTGATTTTTAGTGGAGATTTTGGCCCAGAGGATAAACTCCTCCGAGCCGTAAAGAAGCGCCGCAGCGGCAATCAGTAAGCAAAAATTTCTTGCCACTTGCTTTGGTCTATTTTCATTTCCATTCTGACGCGATATAGCCCGTCTTTAAAGTCGTGCTCGACGATGGAAGCGTTTTTGATAAGGCCTGTTACTTGAGCCGTGATAGTCGAGTCTCTAAGCATCGCGTCTCTAACCGTATCTTTGGAGTTTATCTTGACTCCGTATAGCTTCTCGGCTAGCTGTCTGTGCGCATCGGCGATGGCAGCGCGTTTAGCTAGGGCTAGAGACTGGGCATGAGAGACGGTGTTGGTCGGAGCGATACCCTCGCCCACGGCGCCAAATACCGCATCGGCCGGTTCGATATCGTATATCATCTTTTCTTGTTTCATCACGCTTCTGATGTCTTCTTTATCGACCTTTTGGATGACGATGTCTTGCTTTGCCGATGTTGCGTCGTCGGAGGCAAAAGGGTTGTTAAAAGAGCAACCGCTCGTCAAAAATACTACTGCGCCTAAAACCGCGAATGTAATTTTTTTCATTCTTGAACCTTTAAATTTAGTTGTTTTTTTGTTTGCAAATTTACTAGCAAATTGTATTCCAAAAGCACTAAATTCATTCTAAATTTTCTAGCGTCTCTTCGCCGCTCTCATCCTCGCCATCGTCGGCTTTAGGACACTTGGCGATACTGACTACGTCGTCGCCGTCCACGTTTACGACGATGACGCCGCTAGTGTTAC
It contains:
- a CDS encoding aspartate-semialdehyde dehydrogenase; protein product: MRKFNVAVVGATGAVGEELFRVMEEVDFPVGELLPLASAKSAGTQIEFKGKSHKVVELTETVFDEHEIDIAFFSAGGSVSEKYAKFAAASGAVVIDNTSHFRMDADVPLVVPECNPQDIAQWKTRGIIANPNCSTIQMVQILKPLDDAYGINRVDVSTYQAASGAGKEGMEELVTQLQKFFEFKLDECEPKVFAHQLAFNVIPHIDVFLDNDYTKEEMKMVNETQKILHKNMEVSATCVRVPVLRSHSEAITIHFDRDVDAAAAREVLRKAPSIVVVDEPAAKKYPMPSISSDTNETYVGRIRTDNYRKNVLHLWCSADQIRVGAATNAVRIAQKWIEMQE
- a CDS encoding sigma-54-dependent transcriptional regulator, whose product is MNIVIVEDDINMRKSLEIALSEYDDLKIKSYKSAVEALKKMGEDVDLIITDINMPQMDGLEFIKRLEGKFDVIIMTGNATLNKAIESVRLGVKDFLTKPFDAQTLYEAIKRVEILRRKLPAASLKAAQNGSNLQADSTDFVASSPALANALNLASRVAKTDASAMLMGESGVGKELFAKFIHKNSPRKDGPFIAINMAAIPENLIESELFGFEKGAFTDASAMKKGQFELASGGTLFLDEIGEMPLNLQPKLLRAIQEREITRLGATKSVKIDVRIVSATNANLPAMISEGKFREDLFYRLNTVPVAIPPLRERKEEILPIAERFLKQSCEEFNLGEKSFSEAAVKELENYDFPGNIRELISVVQRAAILSEGEEIQPGDLFLQARSRK
- a CDS encoding LPP20 family lipoprotein, coding for MKKITFAVLGAVVFLTSGCSFNNPFASDDATSAKQDIVIQKVDKEDIRSVMKQEKMIYDIEPADAVFGAVGEGIAPTNTVSHAQSLALAKRAAIADAHRQLAEKLYGVKINSKDTVRDAMLRDSTITAQVTGLIKNASIVEHDFKDGLYRVRMEMKIDQSKWQEIFAY